Proteins encoded by one window of Emticicia oligotrophica DSM 17448:
- a CDS encoding ParA family protein, protein MIISVVNNKGGVGKTTSTQNLGAAFNKFAGARVLFIDLDGQASLTRCFGVQESQVGRNHVGNYLTGELSFETIVINTPIGDLLPSSGELNAKEDTIKASPVFPFNLKLLLDKVKKNYEFVMIDCPPTLSGLTRIALIACEMYLVPLQAEYLSYEGLRNFLFYSSELQQISPNTHLGGVFATRYNPKINKKLSNDLIEATKQQLGEKFFQTTIRDNIAISEAQANGMDIFSYSPDSNGAMDYYSLTKEILKSINN, encoded by the coding sequence ATGATTATTAGCGTAGTGAACAACAAGGGAGGGGTTGGCAAAACCACTTCTACACAAAACTTAGGAGCAGCATTTAATAAGTTTGCGGGAGCAAGGGTATTGTTTATTGACCTCGATGGACAAGCAAGTTTAACCCGCTGCTTTGGAGTACAAGAATCACAAGTTGGAAGAAACCATGTTGGAAATTATCTAACTGGTGAGCTCTCATTTGAGACTATTGTAATCAATACACCGATTGGAGATTTGCTTCCTAGCTCAGGCGAATTAAATGCAAAAGAAGATACAATCAAAGCTTCTCCAGTTTTTCCATTTAACCTAAAACTTCTTTTAGATAAGGTTAAGAAAAACTATGAGTTTGTTATGATTGATTGTCCGCCAACTTTATCTGGTTTAACTCGTATTGCCCTTATTGCTTGTGAAATGTATCTGGTTCCACTTCAGGCCGAATATCTAAGCTATGAAGGCCTTAGAAACTTTTTATTTTATTCTTCGGAATTACAACAAATCAGTCCAAACACCCATTTAGGTGGTGTATTCGCCACTCGTTATAATCCGAAAATCAATAAAAAACTAAGCAATGACCTTATAGAAGCTACTAAGCAACAATTAGGGGAGAAATTCTTCCAAACAACAATTAGAGATAACATTGCGATTTCGGAGGCTCAAGCAAATGGAATGGACATTTTCTCGTATTCACCCGATAGTAATGGAGCAATGGACTACTACAGTCTAACAAAGGAGATATTAAAAAGTATAAATAACTAA
- a CDS encoding tetratricopeptide repeat protein, protein MKKIILASVMTAIATGVYAQAGIDAQLKDAQCKSATDNIAKAEKATQDPKKGVKSASWVKLAESYLEMATNCGKDSLASKKAFETYQKALEIEKAAGGKGLKDIEKASTGTTSSLYTALMQQGAGFYNAKNFKNALDLFKLASNTSPKDTMSALYAGIVAQQSQDMENAKTYFGKFIDEGGKDIAVFYGLSELYRGDKDYAKAIEVLKKGIAANPKDKDLQSSLINVYLNGNMMNEAIEMMKQRIAGTPNNAENAKTLAEDYKNLGTLYENGASEFEKKIRPIESEILGTAKEKADAEKELASVEGKKSAQEDELKRLTDRLKKEPKNAASIKNSIASVNQMIASASAEVSSVKQKIEKLTQAAQGNAQKEAELVSLRAKDSELKGMAVANYKKALEIDPSNFDANYNLGVYYFNSAVVIKGQVDRMDMKTYNEKGKAIEEQVCGTFNEAKTYFDKCKSLKSDDQDTIANLENLKGVLEQCSKRK, encoded by the coding sequence ATGAAAAAAATCATTTTAGCGTCTGTAATGACAGCGATTGCAACAGGTGTCTATGCACAGGCAGGAATTGATGCCCAACTGAAAGATGCCCAATGTAAGTCTGCCACTGATAATATAGCTAAAGCAGAAAAAGCTACTCAAGACCCTAAAAAAGGTGTAAAATCAGCTTCTTGGGTCAAGTTAGCTGAATCTTATCTTGAAATGGCAACAAACTGCGGAAAAGATTCTTTAGCATCTAAAAAAGCATTTGAAACATATCAAAAAGCATTAGAAATCGAGAAAGCAGCAGGAGGGAAGGGTTTAAAAGATATTGAGAAAGCTAGTACTGGAACTACTTCAAGTCTTTATACTGCCTTAATGCAACAAGGTGCAGGCTTTTATAATGCAAAGAATTTCAAAAATGCCCTTGATTTATTCAAATTAGCATCAAATACAAGTCCAAAAGATACTATGTCAGCACTTTATGCTGGTATTGTCGCTCAGCAGTCTCAAGATATGGAAAATGCTAAGACGTATTTTGGTAAATTCATTGACGAAGGAGGTAAAGATATTGCAGTATTTTATGGTTTATCTGAGCTTTACAGAGGTGACAAAGATTATGCAAAAGCAATTGAAGTATTGAAGAAAGGTATTGCTGCTAATCCAAAAGATAAAGATTTGCAAAGTTCACTCATCAATGTTTATCTCAATGGTAATATGATGAATGAAGCCATTGAAATGATGAAGCAAAGAATTGCAGGCACACCTAATAATGCCGAAAATGCAAAAACTTTAGCCGAAGATTATAAGAATTTAGGTACTTTATACGAAAATGGTGCCTCAGAATTTGAAAAGAAAATTCGTCCAATTGAAAGTGAGATTTTAGGTACTGCCAAAGAAAAAGCTGACGCAGAGAAAGAATTAGCGAGTGTTGAAGGCAAGAAATCTGCTCAAGAAGATGAATTAAAGCGTTTGACTGATCGTTTGAAGAAAGAGCCTAAAAACGCAGCGTCAATCAAAAACAGTATTGCAAGTGTAAATCAAATGATTGCATCTGCAAGTGCAGAAGTTTCATCAGTAAAGCAAAAGATTGAGAAACTTACCCAAGCAGCACAAGGAAATGCTCAAAAAGAAGCAGAATTGGTATCTTTACGTGCTAAAGATAGCGAATTAAAGGGTATGGCTGTTGCAAACTATAAGAAAGCTCTTGAAATTGACCCATCTAATTTTGATGCAAATTATAACTTAGGAGTATATTATTTCAACTCTGCAGTTGTAATTAAAGGTCAAGTAGATAGAATGGATATGAAAACATACAATGAGAAAGGTAAGGCAATTGAAGAGCAAGTTTGCGGAACATTCAATGAAGCAAAGACTTATTTCGATAAGTGTAAATCATTAAAGTCTGATGACCAAGATACTATTGCAAATCTTGAGAACTTAAAAGGTGTTCTTGAGCAATGTTCAAAACGTAAATAA
- a CDS encoding YncE family protein, with the protein MFTNKFLFRTSYQLSLLSLGLFLFSCEKNETQVQPYNNGVLIFNAGNFFDNNGTLSLFDRDTKTVTTDIFLKENNRSLAGGLTGYSEVDGKGIILVDNSTDGKDAIEIVDAKTFKSIASIKGEVDNPRQVVRVSTNKAYITCWDTFNTDYSYKFGFIAVLDLTTNKITKKIPVDNGAESIVVIGTNAYVGNVGSQRTIKVVDTQKDEVVSSIEVGANPSNFVLDASNKIWMIVGKQIVLFNPTTKSIEKTFSSGSDIKKSPSNLSISNDKNTLYFTYNFYDATDGYKLKGQINAIEISSGVSKTFINRTFSSVNVDSKKEQIYTTLIPSYKQAGYVFRYQMNGTLIDSVKAEIAPSGFYFK; encoded by the coding sequence ATGTTTACCAACAAATTCTTATTCCGAACATCCTACCAACTTAGCTTACTTAGTTTGGGTTTATTTTTATTCAGTTGCGAAAAAAACGAAACGCAAGTCCAACCATACAACAATGGCGTACTCATTTTTAATGCTGGAAATTTTTTCGATAACAATGGTACGCTTTCTTTATTCGACCGAGATACTAAAACTGTAACCACCGATATTTTCTTGAAGGAAAATAATCGTTCACTGGCTGGTGGACTAACTGGTTATTCTGAAGTAGATGGCAAAGGGATAATTTTGGTTGATAATTCTACCGATGGAAAAGATGCTATTGAAATTGTTGATGCAAAGACATTCAAGTCTATTGCATCTATTAAAGGTGAAGTTGATAATCCAAGACAAGTTGTAAGAGTTTCAACAAACAAAGCTTATATTACTTGTTGGGATACTTTCAATACCGACTATTCTTATAAGTTTGGATTCATTGCAGTTCTTGATTTGACAACTAACAAAATCACAAAAAAAATACCGGTTGACAATGGAGCAGAAAGTATCGTTGTAATTGGCACTAATGCATACGTTGGAAATGTTGGAAGCCAGCGAACAATAAAGGTAGTTGATACGCAAAAAGACGAAGTAGTTTCTAGCATAGAAGTAGGTGCGAATCCGAGTAATTTTGTTTTAGACGCATCTAATAAAATATGGATGATTGTTGGCAAACAAATTGTTTTATTCAATCCAACAACTAAATCAATTGAAAAAACTTTTTCTTCTGGCAGTGATATTAAGAAGTCTCCGAGCAATTTGAGCATAAGTAATGATAAAAATACTCTTTACTTTACTTACAATTTTTATGATGCTACTGATGGTTACAAACTAAAAGGGCAAATAAATGCAATTGAAATTTCATCTGGTGTAAGTAAAACTTTTATTAATCGAACCTTTTCTTCAGTAAATGTTGATTCTAAAAAAGAGCAAATCTATACAACACTCATTCCTTCATACAAACAAGCTGGGTATGTTTTCCGTTATCAAATGAACGGCACTTTGATTGATTCTGTAAAAGCAGAAATCGCACCGAGTGGATTTTACTTCAAATAA